The Dyadobacter sp. 676 DNA window CCGTTACGCCCGCCACTTTGCCCTGAATCATGCTGCCGACGTTCAACACCGGCCGGTTTTTGATCTGGTCCATATCCGGAACCGTAGCTACCGCCGCCGACAAGTCGGATTTCTTGGCTGTTCCGTAACCGATCACCACCACTTCCTGCAATGATTTGGTATCCGAAAGTAAAGTCACATCGAGTTCCGACAGGTTTCCAACGTTTACCTCCTGGGCGATATAACCCACAAAACTGAAAATCAGCTGTGCGTCGCCATTCGGGATTTCTATTTCAAATGTTCCGTCTGCTTCCGTTGAGGTACCGCGCTGGGTGCCTTTTACGACGACGCTCACACCGGGCAGCGGCTCTTTGGTGTCGGCGGCGGTCACCTTTCCGCGGATTACGCGGTCTGCGGGACCGTCATTACCGAAAAAGTCCGGCAGGCTGGCATCATGGTCGTCGGACGGGTCCCTGGACTGCTTGCGGTTGAGGATAATATATTCCCTGGAAACCGAATAGCGGATATTCAGAGGCATGAGCAATTGGTCGAGAACGGCCGATAAACGCTGGTTTTCGGCCGTGATGCTCACTTTCTGGTTGCGCACCAGCGAAGGCACGTAGGAAAAACGCACGCCGGTCGATTTTTCGAGCGTGGTAAGTACCTGCCGCAGCTCCTGCCGTTCGGCTTTGAGCGTTACCGGGCGTTGCAGCAGCTCCTGGGCCAGACCATTGCTGGCAATCGACAGGCTGCTGAATAGCAGGGTCAGTAAAAATGGTATGCATGCAATTTTCATCACAGTCACCAGGTACGTTAGTGGTCGACTACATTTTTTCATAAATTGGAATGGTTTTGATGAATTCTGGACAAAGCCCTCCCGTGCTCCGATTTTGACGGAACTGTCCTTCTGTCTGAAATGAACCGGGAGAATCAGGCCGGTAATGCTGCAATCATTGCCGGCTTTTTAATGAATCTGGGGTCAACGTTTTGCCATAAAGTGGAGGGGGTTGGTTTTGGGTGAAAGGAACAACGTGGTTATTCGCAGCCTGGTCCCGTGATAACGACCTGTCCGTCGGTTACCTGGTAACTTGCTTCGATGGTAGAGCAGATAATTCCTAACTTGTCAAAAAAAGGCTCGTCGCGCAATGCTACGCGCAGGTAGCAGTTTTCGAGCTTTGTGGAGTCGTACAAAATGGGTATCCCGTAGGTTTCCTGTAATAATTTGAACACTTCCCCCACCGGCTGGTTATCGAACGTAAAATCGGGCCTGGTAGCGGGAGACGCGATGGCGACCGGATTGCCCGTTATGCTACGGGCCATGACCGGCCGCTGAGCAGTGAACACGATTCGCTGATTGGGAGTCAACAGCATTTCATTCACCGGTTCGCTACCCGCAAGGTCCCTGGCCTGCATTACCGCCACCTTTCCCGTACGGACAATCACTTCCACGCGCTCGGCAGAGGATTTAATGGTAAAACTCGTTCCTACCACCCGAGTGACGAGGTCGTTGGCATATACGAAAAACGGGTTGGCTTTATTTTTTTTTACTTCGAAAAAGGCTTCCCCGGTCAGATAAACTTCTCTTTTATGTTGACGGGTAAAAACCGGCGCATAGCTCACCGCCGCCTCCGGCATGAGCCTGATGCGGCTGCCGTCGGGCAAGTCGAGCGTCATAGGGGTTTTGCCCCGGTTCACCACCTCTTTCAATGGCACCCGCGAGGCGGAAACATAGCGTTTATACGTAAAACGGTTGTTCGAAAACAGCCCGTCGCCGGACATTGCCCAACCGATTCCCGCGAGTATCAGCACCGCTGCCGCGGCATACCACCAGCGCATTCGAACAATGCGGGCCTTTCTGGCAGGTATCGTCCGCACCGACTCGTTCAGGATGCGGTTCACTTCGTGGTCGAGCTCTTCATGCGTGAGTTCGCTGGGTTGTTTTTCCCAGGTGAGGATCAGTTCGGCAGCCTGGTCCATCAGCAATGCCTTTTCGGGGTATTCCGAGCGCAGCTTGGCCCAGAAGAAATCGTTACGCGGCTGGCCGTTTTTAACCCACAACCGGAAATCGTCGTCAGTAAGGAAATCTTCCAGGTTGTAATGGTAAAAAGGATGCATCGGTCGTGAATGATGGTGTTCTGAAAGTATAATCCCGTACGACCGTCAGGATCATGGAAGAATGCGGGAAAATTTTCGAAAAAATTGATTAATGCCCTTCCACGAGGAAAAGGAGCAGCAGCCCCGCAAGCAAAAGCCATTTCTCGCGGAACATTTTCAGGCTCTCGTACAGCAGATTGGCTGTCGCCGGGCGCGAAATATTGAGGATTTCCGCAATGCGTTCGTTGGGAAGGTCCTGGTAAAATTTTAAATGGATGATCTCCTGTTGCCGGGGTGTAAGCGACCGGATAATGTGCCGGATGCGGGACAATTTTTCGGCCGCGGACTCGGTGAGGATAAGTTCGCTTTCGATGGAGTTGGCCGTTTCATGGAAATCCTCCGGCGCGTGTTCCATCGTCAGGAAAATCCCGGACTTGCCGCTGTCTTTAAAGATCCGGTTACGGAGGCTGGTGAGCAGGTAAGGCTTGATCTGATCGGTTTTGCCCAGAAACGCCCGGCGTTCCCACAAATGCAGGAAGAGGTCGTGGACAATGTCTTTCAACTGATCGCGATCGGTGACGAAGCGCCTGCCGTAATCGAACAATGGCCGGTAATAACTGCGCAGGAGTTGTTCGAAGGCAAGCGGGTCGCCTTCCCTGAACTTCTGCCAAAGTACCGGGTCCTGTTCCACTGAAAATGGGTTACGTGCAAAAGCAAATGTACCATTTTTATCAATTGGCAAAAATCGGGGGTAGGCGGGGCCGGTTTATTTAACGTTGGGATAATATTTTATCCAAAAAACGGCAGCAAATCTGCCGACTTGCTGCCGTCCGAACGGGTCACTTGTTTTTCTTCGGAATCAGGAATTTGCCGACGAGCTCGCCGTCGTCACGGATCATCTTCAGGTCCAGGTGCTTACGGGTCGCATGGAGCTTGATGAGCGTTCGTTTGCCTTCCAGCGGGCCGCCGCCGATGACGATCGGCCAGTTATGGTCGGCGTCGGGCTCGTGCGTCATGTAACGGTGCGTGTGCCCGGAAATCTGAAGGTCGATTTTAGCCCGGTTCAAAACCGGCCCGAACAAAGCGCGGCAATGCATCGTGCCATGCCAGTCGCCGGAATGGTAAGGTGAAATGTGGATCAATACCACCCGGAAATCGGCTTTTTTGAATTCCGGCGATTCTATTTCCTTTTCAAGCCATTTCTTCTGCACCTCGCGGTAACGGTCGAATGCCGATAAACCGCCGTACTCCACACTGTCGTCCGTTTTGTCCTCTCCTGAATCCAGCACCACAAACCGGACCGGCCCGCGGGTGAATGCGAAGTAATATTTGTTATCGGGATAAGCGTAATACCCGGGAATGTGCCGCGAGAAGCTCCCGCGGCATTCGTGGTTGCCTTGCGTGAGCAGAAAGGGGAACTCCGTCGCGAAAATATCGACCGACGGCTTGATCAGGTGATCGACCATTTGCTGCTCTTCGGTCACCCAGTCGAAGCAATCGCCGTTGAAGACCACGAAATCGTAATCTTTGGTATTACCCGTATAACCATGGCGGTACAAAAGCTGGGGGATGATCTGGGGGCGGTCGTGGATGTCGTTGAACACTACCATTTTGAACTCGTCCTCACTCTGGCCCCAGGTTTTGAAACCATACATCGGGCTGGAAATCGTTTCACCGAATTCTACTTTGGAACCTTTGTAACCCAGTACTTCGGTGGACACGATCTTGTACTTGTGCTCGGTACCGGGTGTCAGGTTGGTCAGCGTGATCTTGTTGATCCGGTTGTTCGCCTCAATAAGTCCGTTGTTGTAGCCAAACTCGCGCTTGCTGGTATAAGTACCCGCACCGTATTCGACCCAACTGAAACAGTTCTTGTGGGTGATCCACATGATCGTGACCTCGTTGGGGCCCATATTCTGTAAATAAGGGCCGGCTACGAAATGGTTTTTCTCCTCGGCGATGGGCGAAGCTTCGGCCGCACGGGCTGCCTGCGAACCGGCGAGGGGCAACAAACTCAGTGTCCCGATCCGGGACATTTTCTCCAAAAACGACCTTCTGTCTGAAAGCATAGAAATTAAGGGTTAGGAATAGTCGGACAAGGCATTATTCCCAGTTAGGGTTTTGTGTCAGGTTGGGGTTCAACAGGCGCTCCTGCTTGGCAATAGGGTAAAGGTAATCCCGGTTCTCGATGAATTTCTTGGTAATATGGCCATTGACGACAATGTTGCCGCCTTTTACGCCATTTTCAAGCACGATGTCGCTGCCCAGTTTCAGCAACTGAGCACCTTTGATGTCGGGTTTCGTGCCCTCGTAAATCACCACGTCGATCGTTCCGCTCTTATCGAGGTCGTATTGGCCCGGTCCAGGGAAATACATGCCTTTGAATTGCTTCGTCAAAGCCTGTCCTTCTTTCCAGCGGATAATATCGTCCCAGCGGAAATAGTTTTCCATCACCAGCTCGATGCGGCGTTCCCGGCGGATTTCGAGGATCACGCCCAGGTTTTTACCACTGATCTGTGTGTATTGCGCGGCCTGGTACGGATCTGGGTTTGCGTTGGCCTGTTCCATATTGATGTTCGGCATTCCCACGCGGTCGCGGGTGAGCTTGGTCGAAATGTCGAGGTCTGCCTGGGTCAGCGTGCCTTTTTCGGCTTTGGCCTCGGCATAGTTCAGCAGCACTTCGGCATAGCGGAAGATCGGCATGTCGGTAATGTCCTTATTGAAAGTATCCCACTTCGGAGCCGATACGAATTTGATCAGCTGGTAACCCGTTACGGTGGCGCCGAATTCCGGCACGAGCTGGGCCGTTTCGCCGATGCGCGTATATCCCGGCGTGCGGATGGTCTGCGTAAGGCGGGGATCGCGGTTCTGGACTTCTTCGAAGAACTGCATGGTTTCGTAACCTTTCTTGTCGGTAAACCGCGAGCCGTCGGCCATCAGGTAGCTGTTCACCAGCTTCTTTTCCAGACCCGGGCGGCCATATGAAGCCGTCATCGTGTAATAGTTGAGGTTATGATAAACCTGCAATTCGTCGCTGAAATCGCGCGCCAGGATGATTTCATCGGCAATCGCATTGTCGGCCGAGAAAAGTTTCAGGTAAGCTGTGGACGGCGTGGCCTTGTAGATGGTGTAACCGCTGTTTTTCATCAGCTCTTCCGAAGCGGAAATACATGCATCGAGGAATTTGTCGGCATCGGGCAGGTTAAATTCCGGGTGGTATTTGCGGAAAGTACCTTCATACAATGCCATGCGCGATTTGAGTGCCAACGCGGTCCATTTCGTGACGGTGTTTACCTGACGGCTGGCATCGAGATTGGCGATCGCGTAGTCGATGTCCGCCATGACGGAGTCCATTACAAGCGTGCGCGGGTCGCGGGCCTTGGTGAGCAACTCCTGATCTTCCAGTTCGATGGTGGTCGAATACCAGGGCACATCGCCGAAGCGCTTCACCTTTTTGAAATAAAAATAAGCGCGGAAGAAGCGGGCAAGGCCATTGTATTTGGCGACGGCCTTTTTATCGGGGCATTTACCCGAGTTTGCCAGGAAGTAGTTGATATTGCGCAAATCGGTCCAACGCCAGCCATTCGCGTCGGTTTCGGTAGCCGGTACCACGCGGGTTCCCTGTAACTCGTCGCGCAAGCTGGTTTTAACAATATTATCGACGTCCTCGTTGTACACGTCCTCGGCGCCGGGCAATGCATTGTAGAAGGAGTTGGTGTACAGCAGGAGGTCGTTCTCAGTATTGAAGAATGTCTCCGGCGAAATCGCGTCCTGCGGAAGCTGTTCCAGGTCACAGGCTGTAAGACCTGCGGCTATGGCTATAATGCTAAGTATTTTTTTCATCGGTATGGATGCCTTTTAGAATGTGATGTTTAAACCGGCTGAAATGGTTTTCGACATAGGGTATGTACGCCCGTTGGTTGCGTCGCCGTCGAATGCTTCGGGATCGATATATTTCGAGCGGAGCGGTGTGTAAGTCAGCAGGTTTTCACCGCTGATGTAAATACGGGCTCTGGGAATGCGGACCATTTTGCTGATTTTCTCGGGAACGGTGTAGCCGATCACGACATTTTTCAGGCGCAGGTAACCCACATTCTGAATGTAGCGGTCGTTGGCCGCGTTCAGGTCGCCGCCCGCGTTGAGGGCCGTGTAACCCCGCAATACAGGGAAGTACGCATTCGGGTTTTCAGGCGTCCAGATATCCTTGCCGAAATCTTCGGGAATAAACGAGTAATAAGGACGTGAATAGGGGCCCCAGAATTTGTCGGCATTGTTGCCCGGATACCAGTTTTTCCGGAGAATACCCTGCGCCAGCGCCGAAAAGTCGAAGCCGTTCCAGGATGCGCCGATATTGATCCCGTACCGGTAGCGTGCGCGGTTATTCCCGATCTTTTTCAGGTCGCCGTGGTCGCCCAATGTGTTCGCCCCCTGGTCGATCTTGCCGTCGCCGTTAAGGTCGGCGAATTTCAGGTCTCCGGCCTGCAATTTGCTCCAGTCGCCCGGCGCGCTCAGTCGTTGTTTGTTCACGATGGTCTGATCCACCTTGTATGCCTGGGCTTCCTCGTTGCTCTGGAACATGCCGTCGATCTGGTAACCCCACATTTCACCGATTACCTGGCCAATGTACGGGTTCGACAGCGTCTTGTTAGGGTTGTCGTATTTGGTAACCTTCGATTTCGAATCCGACACGACAAAGGACACATTGTAGGAGAATGGCCTGCCGCCTATGTTGAAGCGATCGGCCCAGCCGAGGGTTAGCTCGAAACCTTTGGTCCGGATGTTACCCGCATTCTGGGTAGGCACCGTAGCTCCGTAAACCGACGGCAGCACCTGCCCCGGTACCAGGATGCCCGTGGTATTGCGGATGTAGCCGTCGAAGGAGATATTCAGACGGTTTTTCAGCAACGTCGCGTCCAGACCGATGTTCGAGGTCGTCGCGGATTCCCAGGTGAGTCCTGCCGAAATAGGCGCCGGGCTGCTCACATATTGCAATTTCTGGCCGTTGGTGATCCAGCTTGACTGCGCGGTGGGCATCATCGGGATGTAAGGGTAGAAGCTCGACGATGCGGGGTTGTCGTTGAATTTCGGAGGCAGCTGGTTGCCCAACGTTCCGTATGAAGCACGGATTTTCAGGTTGTTGACCGCATTGCGTGCCGATTCGAAAAAGTTTTCTTCGCTGATGCGCCATCCGGCCGACACCGAGGGGAAGAAGCCATTGCGGCGGCCGCTGCCAAAGCGCGAAGTTCCGTCCAGGCGGCCATTCACTTCCAGCAGGTATTTACCCAGGTAATCGTAGTTCGCGCGGAAAAACGCTCCGAAGAGCTCATACTCATAGGCGCCGCCATTCACGAGCTGTTCGCCGGTACCGAGGTTCAGGTCGTTGAGACTTTCGGAAAGCAGGTTTTTCCTGGAACCCGCCAGTACC harbors:
- a CDS encoding FecR domain-containing protein, encoding MHPFYHYNLEDFLTDDDFRLWVKNGQPRNDFFWAKLRSEYPEKALLMDQAAELILTWEKQPSELTHEELDHEVNRILNESVRTIPARKARIVRMRWWYAAAAVLILAGIGWAMSGDGLFSNNRFTYKRYVSASRVPLKEVVNRGKTPMTLDLPDGSRIRLMPEAAVSYAPVFTRQHKREVYLTGEAFFEVKKNKANPFFVYANDLVTRVVGTSFTIKSSAERVEVIVRTGKVAVMQARDLAGSEPVNEMLLTPNQRIVFTAQRPVMARSITGNPVAIASPATRPDFTFDNQPVGEVFKLLQETYGIPILYDSTKLENCYLRVALRDEPFFDKLGIICSTIEASYQVTDGQVVITGPGCE
- a CDS encoding sigma-70 family RNA polymerase sigma factor, with translation MEQDPVLWQKFREGDPLAFEQLLRSYYRPLFDYGRRFVTDRDQLKDIVHDLFLHLWERRAFLGKTDQIKPYLLTSLRNRIFKDSGKSGIFLTMEHAPEDFHETANSIESELILTESAAEKLSRIRHIIRSLTPRQQEIIHLKFYQDLPNERIAEILNISRPATANLLYESLKMFREKWLLLAGLLLLFLVEGH
- a CDS encoding metallophosphoesterase family protein; translated protein: MLSDRRSFLEKMSRIGTLSLLPLAGSQAARAAEASPIAEEKNHFVAGPYLQNMGPNEVTIMWITHKNCFSWVEYGAGTYTSKREFGYNNGLIEANNRINKITLTNLTPGTEHKYKIVSTEVLGYKGSKVEFGETISSPMYGFKTWGQSEDEFKMVVFNDIHDRPQIIPQLLYRHGYTGNTKDYDFVVFNGDCFDWVTEEQQMVDHLIKPSVDIFATEFPFLLTQGNHECRGSFSRHIPGYYAYPDNKYYFAFTRGPVRFVVLDSGEDKTDDSVEYGGLSAFDRYREVQKKWLEKEIESPEFKKADFRVVLIHISPYHSGDWHGTMHCRALFGPVLNRAKIDLQISGHTHRYMTHEPDADHNWPIVIGGGPLEGKRTLIKLHATRKHLDLKMIRDDGELVGKFLIPKKNK
- a CDS encoding RagB/SusD family nutrient uptake outer membrane protein, whose amino-acid sequence is MKKILSIIAIAAGLTACDLEQLPQDAISPETFFNTENDLLLYTNSFYNALPGAEDVYNEDVDNIVKTSLRDELQGTRVVPATETDANGWRWTDLRNINYFLANSGKCPDKKAVAKYNGLARFFRAYFYFKKVKRFGDVPWYSTTIELEDQELLTKARDPRTLVMDSVMADIDYAIANLDASRQVNTVTKWTALALKSRMALYEGTFRKYHPEFNLPDADKFLDACISASEELMKNSGYTIYKATPSTAYLKLFSADNAIADEIILARDFSDELQVYHNLNYYTMTASYGRPGLEKKLVNSYLMADGSRFTDKKGYETMQFFEEVQNRDPRLTQTIRTPGYTRIGETAQLVPEFGATVTGYQLIKFVSAPKWDTFNKDITDMPIFRYAEVLLNYAEAKAEKGTLTQADLDISTKLTRDRVGMPNINMEQANANPDPYQAAQYTQISGKNLGVILEIRRERRIELVMENYFRWDDIIRWKEGQALTKQFKGMYFPGPGQYDLDKSGTIDVVIYEGTKPDIKGAQLLKLGSDIVLENGVKGGNIVVNGHITKKFIENRDYLYPIAKQERLLNPNLTQNPNWE
- a CDS encoding SusC/RagA family TonB-linked outer membrane protein — translated: MSGSLFSKDGIMRINTDNFKSYTLRSKINAQLTPWLKVSNNTQYFDSRYKYPGLEGGANSNFVAITVHALPIYAPRNPDGTPTYNTLKNNYSIGDGLFANLLKGVAGGEQRVHELTTINTVELSLAKNWNLTANHSYSFYITDDWYRSAVATYSIQPGIMTTVPNYNTDQLKKTFWFDPQNVVNVFSSYNHTFGKHYVSAMAGINYETRKHQVLAGSRKNLLSESLNDLNLGTGEQLVNGGAYEYELFGAFFRANYDYLGKYLLEVNGRLDGTSRFGSGRRNGFFPSVSAGWRISEENFFESARNAVNNLKIRASYGTLGNQLPPKFNDNPASSSFYPYIPMMPTAQSSWITNGQKLQYVSSPAPISAGLTWESATTSNIGLDATLLKNRLNISFDGYIRNTTGILVPGQVLPSVYGATVPTQNAGNIRTKGFELTLGWADRFNIGGRPFSYNVSFVVSDSKSKVTKYDNPNKTLSNPYIGQVIGEMWGYQIDGMFQSNEEAQAYKVDQTIVNKQRLSAPGDWSKLQAGDLKFADLNGDGKIDQGANTLGDHGDLKKIGNNRARYRYGINIGASWNGFDFSALAQGILRKNWYPGNNADKFWGPYSRPYYSFIPEDFGKDIWTPENPNAYFPVLRGYTALNAGGDLNAANDRYIQNVGYLRLKNVVIGYTVPEKISKMVRIPRARIYISGENLLTYTPLRSKYIDPEAFDGDATNGRTYPMSKTISAGLNITF